From Podospora bellae-mahoneyi strain CBS 112042 chromosome 3, whole genome shotgun sequence, the proteins below share one genomic window:
- the RKI1 gene encoding ribose-5-phosphate isomerase rki1 (BUSCO:EOG092641UM; COG:G; EggNog:ENOG503NWRM) produces the protein MVSELQLSPSWLSCTHMNKHHHLLLRGASSLTVSLCKRSGPTHPPPARPLFPSSGAGGTTTAAAIVSNFFSRHHHSTLTSPHHHLPKTARMSTTTPSPVDLIEQSKRLAAFQSVTAHLVPFPSRTRIGIGSGSTVIYVVEAITALVPPTTLSTMTFYPTGAQSEQLIESAGLNLQYINKLPPGTLLDVCFDGADEVDPNLNLIKGGGACLWQEKIVATSSKKFVCVADFRKMSPALGTMWKKGIPIEVLPLAANRVLGELERMGSLGPKVRPGLPGKAGAVVTDNGMWIVDAPFRPLRVEGTSDKEKGEWQVDELADALIKIPGVAEIGLFYGKNGNQAGEGGAQKPVEAYFGMEDGSVKVLSA, from the exons ATGG TGAGCGAGTTGCAGCTATCACCCTCCTGGCTCAGCTGTACTCACATGAATaagcaccatcacctcctcctccgaggCGCCTCATCCTTAACCGTCTCCCTCTGCAAAAGAAGTGGACCAACtcaccccccaccagcaagacCGTTGTTCCCATCCTCCGGAGCCGGCGGGACgacaaccgccgccgccatagTATCCAATTTTTTCTCCCGGCATCATCACTCAACCTTgacctcacctcaccaccacctccccaaaaccgccagaatgtccaccaccaccccctccccggtCGACCTAATCGAACAATCCAAACgcctcgccgccttccaaTCCGTCACCGCCCACCtcgtccccttcccatcccgcacccgcatcggcatcggctcCGGTTCAACAGTAATCTACGTAGTAGAAGCAATCACCGCCCTcgtcccccccaccaccctctctaCAATGACCTTCTACCCAACCGGCGCTCAATCCGAACAGCTCATCGAGTCCGCTGGTCTCAACCTCCAGTACATCAACAAGCTGCCCCCCGGCACCCTCCTAGACGTCTGCTTCGACGGCGCAGACGAAGTagaccccaacctcaacctcatcaaagGAGGCGGCGCCTGCCTCTGGCAGGAAAAAATCGtcgccaccagcagcaagaagtTTGTTTGCGTGGCGGACTTCAGGAAGATGAGCCCTGCGTTGGGGACGATGTGGAAAAAGGGAATTCCGATCGAGGTGCTGCCTTTGGCGGCGAACAGGGTTTTGggagagctggagaggatggggagtttggggccGAAGGTTAGGCCGGGTTTGCCGGGGAaggcgggggcggtggtgacggaTAATGGGATGTGGATTGTTGATGCGCCGTTTAGGCCGCTCAGGGTGGAGGGGACGAgtgacaaggagaagggggagtggCAGGTTGATGAGCTGGCTGATGCGTTGATCAAGATTCCGGGGGTGGCGGAGATTGGGTTGTTTTATGGGAAGAATGGGAATcaggcgggggaggggggtgctcAGAAGCCGGTGGAGGCGTATtttgggatggaggatggAAGTGTGAAGGTGTTGAGCGCTTGA
- a CDS encoding hypothetical protein (COG:G; EggNog:ENOG503NVM3) — translation MATVLTRGKALPRATAHGSDSEKKDFDASSTSVASIPPLGEPIERKKHFWERSKPYDSEAIATLPSVFDDPETAEKYQPPAEWENAHRFDPLARWTWGEENKLIRKIDWRIMVWACIMFMALELDRANIGQALTDNFLPELKMNTNDYNLGNTVFKLSFLCAELPSQLVSKWVGPDRWIPTQMVLWSIVASAQFWLSGRTSFLVCRALLGMLQGGFIPDIILYLSYFYKHAELTIRLGYFWTAMSIADILSALLAQGLLRMRGVEGHAGWRWLFLIEGLLTLIIGIMAFLLMPAGPCQTASWFRGKGKEGWFNEREEVIMVNRVLREDPSKSDMHNRERITVGLLWKSLKDYDLWPLYALGLVFQIPFVPVGQYLTLSLRGLGFDTFQANLLTIPYTVGHMITMLAVAYAAEKFSNLTALSVTSQIWGLPFLIFFNVADLANTNRWVIYAVTTLLLSFPNPHPIQVAWNSRNANSVRSRTISAAVYNMAVQTSGIISSNIYREDDRASLYKRGNRQLLAILCMNIVVYALVKVYYVWKNKSRDKKWAAMTEEQRLDYLATTKDEGNKRLDFRFEH, via the exons ATGGCGACCGTTCTCACTCGAGGGAAGGCCCTGCCCCGAGCCACTGCACACGGAAGCGATTctgagaagaaggatttcgatgcctcctccacatccgTCGCCTCTATTCCACCTCTAGGGGAGCCCATCGAGCGAAAGAAGCACTTCTGGGAGCGCAGCAAGCCATATGACTCGGAAGCCATCGCAACACTTCCTAGTGTCTTTGACGATCCAGAGACGGCTGAGAAATACCAACCGCCAGCAGAATG GGAAAACGCCCACCGCTTCGATCCCCTCGCAAGATGGACCTGGggggaagaaaacaaacTGATCCGGAAGATCGATTGGCGCATCATGGTCTGGGCCTGTATCATGTTCATGGCTCTGGAGCTTGACCGTGCCAACATCGGTCAAGCTTTGACGGATAACTTCCTCCCCGAGCTAAAAATGAACACCAACG ACTACAACCTGGGCAATACTGTCTTCAAGCTTTCCTTCCTCTGCGCAGAATTGCCTTCTCAGCTGGTTTCGAAATGGGTCGGACCCGACCGATGGATTCCAACCCAGATGGTCTTGTGGTCCATCGTTGCCAGCGCCCAGTTCTGGCTTAGTGGTCGTACCTCTTTCCTTGTTTGCCGTGCACTGCTGGGCATGCTTCAGGGCGGCTTCATCCCTGAT ATCATCCTCTACCTGTCATACTTTTACAAGCATGCCGAGCTCACCATCCGTCTCGGTTACTTTTGGACCGCAATGAGCATTGCTGATATCCTCTCGGCACTCTTGGCTCAAGGTCTCCTGCGTATGCGTGGTGTCGAGGGTCATGCAGGCTGGAGGTGGCTGTTCCTGATCGAGGGCTTGCTGACTCTGATCATCGGTATCATGGCGTTCCTCTTGATGCCTGCCGGTCCTTGCCAGACTGCTTCCTGGTTCCGAGGCAAGGGTAAGGAAGGCTGGTTCAacgagagggaggaagtgATCATGGTGAACCGGGTGCTGCGCGAGGATCCCAGCAAGTCGGATATGCACAACCGAGAGCGGATTACCGTCGGGTTGTTGTGGAAGAGCCTGAAGGATTATGACTTGTG GCCACTTTATGCGCTGGGTCTCGTCTTCCAGATCCCCTTTGTGCCTGTTGGGCAGTATCTGACTCTTTCCCTGAGAGGTCTGGGCTTCGATACCTTCCAGGCCAACCTCTTGACGATCCCTTACACCGTGGGCCACATGATCACCATGTTGGCGGTGGCATACGCAGCTGAAAAGTTCAGCAACCTGACAGCGCTATCTGTCACCAGTCAGATCTGGGGTCTGCCgttcttgatcttcttcaacGTTGCCGACCTTGCCAACACCAACCGCTGGGTGATCTACGCCGTGACGacactgctgctgtcgtTCCCGAATCCCCATCCTATCCAGGTGGCGTGGAATTCTCGAAACGCGAACTCGGTTCGGTCTCGTACCATCTCGGCTGCCGTGTACAACATGGCGGTTCAGACGTCGGGCATCATCTCCTCGAATATCTACCGAGAGGACGATCGAGCGTCGCTGTATAAGCGTGGTAACCGACAGCTACTCGCGATTCTGTGCATGAACATTGTTGTCTATGCGCTGGTGAAGGTGTACTATGTCTGGAAGAACAAGTCGAGGGATAAGAAGTGGGCTGCCATGACGGAGGAGCAGAGACTCGATTATCTGGCCACCACGAAGGATGAGGGCAACAAGAGGTTGGACTTTAGATTCGAGCACTAG
- a CDS encoding hypothetical protein (COG:E; EggNog:ENOG503NWD1): MAPSAIETQTPVVPIVTKGAAVTTERPAPLKLTGLLDQFESFEVTPVIGKEFPKANLVEWLNAPNSDDLLRELAITISQRGVVFFRAQDELTNELQKKLILRLGELTGRPATSGLHIHPLLNSERELGGDDPEISTISSIQNKKFYARGAIADELSPKKQSTGQWHSDIAFEPVPADYTSLRLVELPTTGGDTLWASGYELYDRLSEPYQKFLESLTVTFQQPGFNKVAEAAGFKLYDKPRGAPENIGTELKAVHPVIRTNPVTGWKSLFPVGGHVKHINGVTEEESKALLTWFLDLVYKNHDLTVRLQWKNKNDIAIWDNRSTFHTATFDYLGGEYGERFGNRAVGLGEKPYLDPNSTGRREALAREKGQQ; encoded by the coding sequence ATGGCTCCCTCCGCAATTGAGACTCAAACCCCTGTGGTGCCCATCGTCACCAAGggcgccgccgtcaccaCCGAGAGACCGGCTCCCCTCAAGCTGACCGGCCTGCTTGATCAGTTCGAGTCCTTCGAGGTCACTCCTGTCATTGGCAAGGAGTTCCCCAAGGCCAACCTGGTCGAGTGGCTCAACGCCCCCAACTCagacgacctcctccgcgaacttgccatcaccatctcgcAGCGTGGCGTTGTCTTCTTCCGCGCCCAAGATGAGCTCACCAACGAGCTccagaagaagctcatcCTTCGCCTCGGCGAGCTCACCGGCCGCCCCGCCACCTCCGGTCTTCACATCCACCCTCTGCTCAACTCTGAGCGTGAGCTCGGCGGCGACGACCCGGAGATCagcaccatctcctccatccaaAACAAGAAGTTCTACGCCCGCGGCGCCATCGCCGACGAACTCTCCCCCAAGAAGCAATCCACAGGCCAATGGCACTCCGACATTGCCTTTGAACCAGTCCCCGCGGACtacacctccctccgcctcgtcgagctccccaccaccggcggcgaCACCCTCTGGGCCTCGGGCTACGAGCTCTACGACCGCCTCTCGGAGCCCTATCAAAAGTTCCTCGAGTCCCTGACCGTCACCTTCCAACAGCCCGGCTTCAACAAGGTCGCCGAGGCAGCCGGCTTCAAGCTCTACGACAAGCCCCGCGGCGCGCCCGAGAACATTGGCACCGAGCTCAAGGCTGTCCACCCCGTCATCAGGACCAATCCTGTGACCGGATGGAAGtccctcttccccgtcgGCGGCCACGTCAAGCACATTAACGGAGTTACCGAGGAGGAGTCCAAGGCGCTGTTGACGTGGTTTTTGGACTTGGTGTACAAGAACCATGACTTGACTGTGAGGCTGCAGTGGAAGAATAAGAATGATATTGCGATTTGGGACAACAGGAGCACGTTCCATACTGCTACTTTTGATTACCTTGGTGGGGAGTATGGGGAGCGGTTTGGCAACAGGGCtgtgggcttgggggagaAGCCGTATTTGGATCCTAATAGTACTGGGAGAAGGGAGGCGTTGGCCAGGGAGAAGGGGCAGCAGTAG
- a CDS encoding hypothetical protein (EggNog:ENOG50KOG0741; COG:O) — protein sequence METDKHSLEVREGNPPAPANGEECKAPVEGNPKAAATDKKTGERVAGKPKDKKKTEKKSSKAKRKKNADALPSSDESATDDDTSESDSASDHDDSSSESESESKKKRVTKKRHEASRSKRKSRSKKSKKPVTSEESSSSSGESDSDASKAETEDCSEDEMSPREAVKQMHLLVAQAQQLVQQQQHLPLGVPLSSSQGMQFQRQNAMPYSFNPSRQYNNDDYDGGAPQSFNPPRSSRRGPRFGQTPGGRGSYGLGDLDAGLSNLLDPNLLGDGKRPTKDKKERKKQKKKEEAAKLNYKRVDQVWDSSIHNYKLQDTAEGSVDSQYHDFLFHVRRTFDWEGKYKATIVDIKSKLLRECLQDVMGNVKGVSLVESTPKLDPNLLFLYLDDLKTALKGLKRRTCKGAKRDLKKEQKRLEDKRKHLKVLIKYLDKDYAEVKKSLYPMLKNGLITFDLLWALWKPNTLAFAHTYSSPDEPRVFKVEIAEKHSSFMKGDYYYLEGKYFEYDGKQFGYGSVSEEIMEFRGARKITSLNCYPLSYHKNEARVREELVERGKKFVGLAGVYYKSHQGMAYYKKKKGVVKVNINGRIMVDPAIHRRINPNYPISMVRPKDHDRYSDDECSDESDCSGCGSDDEEEAFKRNARLYRPKRSGPPENNTGEKLEKVSAQNDEVGEETKDGEEAENKEVPATGSKGAKKIPEFSEEDYLIASPVVLGFSFAEKLWLEFTVSGVKEIQWNETAYDSLVLESKTKDIVKALVESHKYHAAESIDDVIQGKGRGLVAVLHGPPGTGKTLTAEGISELLKCPLYMVSAGELGTDSRFLETELQKILDICHAWGAILLLDEADVFLEKRNMHDIHRNALVSIFLKQVEYVQNILILTTNRVETFDDAFQSRIHIALRYGNLEQKARKAIFKIFIDRVRAHEGSKLGPFTDSDYESLSRKELNGRQIKNTVRTAQALAVNKGEPLCMSHIRQVLEVQANFDRDLKGGTGYQDAMRSYF from the exons ATGGAAACAGACAAGCACTCGCTTGAGGTGCGCGAGGGGAATCCGCCAGCCCCTGCTAACGGTGAGGAATGCAAGGCTCCAGTCGAAGGTAACCCCAAGGCAGCTGCCACAGACAAGAAAACCGGCGAGCGAGTGGCTGGCAAGCcaaaggacaagaagaagaccgaGAAGAAGTCGTCGAAAGCCAAGCGGAAGAAGAACGCTGATGCCTTGCCGTCCTCCGACGAGAGCGCCACCGATGATGACACCAGCGAATCTGACTCCGCCTCGGACCATGACGATAGCTCCTCTGAGTCCGAGAGcgagtccaagaagaagcgggTGACAAAGAAGCGACACGAGGCTAGTAGGTCCAAGAGAAAGTCACGAAGcaagaagtccaagaagCCTGTCACATCGGAGGagtcctcgtcttcatccgGCGAATCTGACTCTGATGCTTCCAAAGCCGAAACCGAGGATTGTTCTGAGGACGAGATGAGCCCACGAGAGGCGGTGAAACAGATGCACCTTCTCGTGGCGCAAGCGCAACAATtggtgcagcagcagcaacacctgCCACTCGGTGTGCCCCTGTCTTCATCTCAAGGCATGCAGTTCCAGAGACAGAACGCCATGCCTTATTCTTTTAACCCTTCACGTCAGTATAACAACGACGACTATGACGGCGGTGCGCCCCAGAGCTTCAATCCTCCTCGCAGTTCCAGGAGAGGGCCCCGTTTCGGCCAAACTCCTGGCGGGAGAGGCAGCTATGGTCTGGGAGATCTGGACGCCGGCCTTTCTAATCTCCTGGACCCCAACCTTCTCGGCGACGGCAAGCGTCCGACCAAGGACaaaaaggagagaaagaagcagaagaagaaggaggaggcggcaaAGCTCAACTATAAGCGGGTTGACCAGGTTTGGGACAGCTCGATTCACAACTACAAGCTCCAGGACACAGCCGAGGGTTCGGTTGACTCGCAGTATCATGATTTTCTGTTTCATGTGCGCAGAACTTTTGATTGGGAGGGCAAGTATAAGGCCACCATTGTCGACATCAAGAGTAAACTCCTACGCGAGTGCTTGCAGGATGTCATGGGCAATGTTAAAGGCGTGTCATTGGTGGAGAGCACACCCAAGCTGGACCCCAATCTACTTTTTCT CTATCTCGATGATTTGAAGACGGCTCTGAAGGGCCTTAAACGGCGTACTTGCAAGGGTGCCAAGCGGGATCTTaagaaggagcagaagcgTCTGGAGGATAAGCGCAAACACCTGAAGGTCCTGATTAAGTACCTCGACAAGGACTATGCggaggtcaagaagag TCTTTACCCGATGCTGAAGAACGGACTCATCACCTTTGACCTGCTCTGGGCCCTCTGGAAGCCCAACACTCTTGCTTTCGCCCACACCTACAGTTCGCCGGACGAGCCTCGCGTGTTCAAGGTTGAGATCGCAGAGAAACACTCCTCGTTCATGAAAGGCGACTACTATTACTTGGAGGGTAAGTATTTCGAGTACGACGGCAAGCAGTTTGGTTACGGAAGCGTCTCGGAGGAGATTATGGAGTTTAGAGGCGCTCGCAAGATCACCAGCTTGAATTGCTATCCGCTCAGCTACCACAAGAACGAAGCCAGGGTGCgcgaggagctggtggagcgAGGCAAGAAGTTCGTCGGCCTGGCTGGTGTGTACTACAAGAGTCATCAGGGCATGGCGTActacaagaagaagaagggagtTGTCAAGGTCAATATCAATGGCCGGATCATGGTCGACCCTGCTATTCACAGGAGGATCAATCCCAACTACCCGATTTCGATGGTGCGGCCAAAGGACCACGACAGGTACTCGGACGATGAGTGCTCTGATGAGTCGGACTGTAGTGGATGTGGctctgatgacgaggaggaagcgtTCAAGCGCAACGCTCGTCTTTATAGACCCAAGCGGAGCGGCCCTCCTGAGAACAACACgggggagaagctggaaaaggTTTCGGCGCAGAATGATGAGGTCGGTGAAGAGACcaaagatggagaggaggcagagaACAAGGAGGTGCCGGCAACTGGTTCCAAGGGCGCCAAGAAAATCCCCGAGTTCAGCGAGGAGGACTACTTGATTGCCTCTCCCGTGGTGCTTGGGTTCTCGTTTGCGGAAAAGCTATGGCTTGAGTTTACCGTTTCTGGTGTCAAGGAGATTCAGTGGAACGAAACGGCGTACGACTCGCTGGTGCTCGAGTCCAAGACCAAGGACATAGTCAAGGCGTTGGTCGAGTCTCACAAGTACCATGCGGCCGAGAGTATCGACGATGTCATCCAAGGCAAGGGAAGAGGCCTGGTCG CTGTTCTTCATGGTCCGCCTGGTACTGGCAAGACTTTGACAGCCGAGGGCATCTCGGAACTGCTCAAGTGTCCGCTCTACATGGTTTCGGCGGGCGAGCTGGGCACCGATTCTCGCTTCCTCGAGACCGAGTTACAAAAGATTCTCGACATTTGCCACGCCTGGGGTGCCATCCTGCTGCTCGACGAAGCGGACGTCTTCCTTGAGAAGAGGAACATGCACGACATTCACCGCAATGCTTTGGTGTCAATATTCCTCAAGCAGGTTGAATACGTGCAGAACATTCTCATCCTCACTACGAACCGTGTAGAG ACATTTGATGACGCCTTCCAATCCCGCATTCACATTGCCCTTCGCTACGGCAACCTCGAACAAAAGGCCAGGAAGGCCATCTTCAAGATTTTTATCGACCGCGTTCGTGCTCACGAGGGCAGCAAGCTTGGGCCGTTCACCGATAGCGATTACGAAAGTCTTTCCCGAAAGGAGCTGAACGGGAGGCAGATCAAGAACACGGTCAGGACGGCGCAGGCGCTGGCGGTTAACAAGGGCGAGCCCTTGTGTATGAGCCATATCCGGCAGGTCTTGGAGGTACAGGCAAACTTTGACCGGGATCTGAAAGGCGGGACGGGGTATCAGGACGCGATGAGGAGTTATTTCtaa
- a CDS encoding hypothetical protein (EggNog:ENOG503NZIZ; COG:J) gives MAAWARDLIGQFLAPLRCSTADITSHRPRPNKLHPICKNPKPPSIQMSSKKRKALDDVEQSGRKSQAAPASQQSLNVAASDAHFRHLYDRELDFKQLAEKDVNFAAVLQENGHLDFTEPKAVMQLTKTLLSLDFNLKLELPDDRLCPPVPNRHNYILWLKELVDTSSYEPPGRPACGLDIGTGASCIYPLLGTTQRPSWRFVATDIDEKSLQYARENVALNHLEDRITVLGRQPEDTLIPLRGRESEKVIHIDFTMMNPPFYESEDDMLSSAQRKVRPPHSACTGAPVEMVCEGGEIAHISRMLEESLVLKEEVQWYTSMLGKASSVEILVDKLKANGIDNYAITEFIQGNKTRRWALGWSFGPMRPAEHVARVKTSGWKKVSPPVLAIEVLSLHPGRSIDHAITRINEVMRSLELLSWNWDTDARKGTGRTRENVWSRASRRKKMRDQSTSFSVLSSAAPGSDPVQCRLGFDVAVEMGVSTTTVTVHWREGHDAVMFESLAGFLQGKLKDLG, from the exons ATGGCAGCCTGGGCACGTGATCTGATTGGTCAATTCCTCGCCCCACTCAGATGCAGCACAGCAGACATCACCAGCCATAGACCTCGACCAAACAAGCTGCATCCAATATGCAAGAATCCCAAGCCACCATCTATCCAAATGTCGAGCAAAAAGAGGAAGGCACTGGATGATGTGGAACAATCCGGTCGCAAGTCCCAAGCAGCTCCTGCATCTCAACAGTCCCTCAACGTAGCGGCTTCAGATGCTCACTTTCGGCACCTGTATGATCGTGAGCTCGACTTCAAACAACTCGCCGAGAAAGATGTAAACTTTGCTGCTGT ACTCCAAGAAAATGGCCATCTCGATTTCACCGAGCCAAAGGCGGTCATGCAGCTCACCAAGACTCTGCTGTCACTCGACTTCAACCTGAAGCTGGAGCTGCCCGATGACAGACTGTGCCCTCCA GTGCCAAATCGACACAACTACATTTTATGGCTTAAGGAATTGGTGGACACCTCGTCGTACGAGCCACCAGGCCGACCAGCCTGCGGGCTCGACATTGGAACAGGCGCAAGCTGTATCTACCCCTTGCTGGGGACGACCCAGCGCCCATCGTGGCGTTTTGTTGCAACCG ACATCGATGAGAAGTCTTTGCAATATGCAAGGGAAAATGTCGCGTTGAACCATCTTGAAGACCGAATTACTGTGTTGGGGCGCCAACCTGAAGACACCCTGATTCCTCTCCGTGGCAGAGAAAGCGAGAAGGTCATCCACATCGATTTCACCATGATGAACCCTCCTTTTTACGAGTCTGAGGACGATATGCTCTCTTCGGCGCAAAGAAAAGTACGTCCGCCACATTCGGCTTGCACTGGCGCACCTGTCGAGATGGTTTGTGAGGGTGGCGAAATTGCTCACATCAGTCGGATGTTAGAAGAGTCTCTGGTGCTGAAAGAGGAGGTTCAGTGGTACACCTCCATGCTAGGCAAGGCTAGCAGTGTCGAGATTTTGGttgacaagctcaaggccaaTGGAATAGACAACTACGCCATCACCGAGTTCATACAAGggaacaagacaagacgaTGGGCGCTTGGGTGGAGTTTCGGGCCGATGAGACCAGCAGAACATGTTGCCAGGGTGAAGACCAGCGGCTGGAAGAAAGTCTCGCCGCCAGTTTTGGCAATTGAGGTTTTGAGTCTGCATCCGGGAAGATCAATTGACCACGCCATCACGAGGATTAACGAGGTTATGCGGTCATTGGAGCTACTGTCGTGGAATTGGGACACAGACGCCAGAAAGGGAACAGGGAGGACAAGAGAAAATGTCTGGAGCCGGGCATCGAGGCGGAAGAAAATGCGAGACCAATCCACAAGCTTCTCCGTGTTGAGTTCAGCCGCCCCGGGATCTGATCCAGTGCAATGCCGGCTTGGGTTTGACGTTGCCGTTGAGATGGGCGTCTCCACGACAACAGTAACAGTGCATTGGCGGGAAGGACATGACGCCGTTATGTTTGAGAGCTTGGCGGGCTTTTTGCAGGGAAAATTGAAAGATTTGGGATAG
- a CDS encoding hypothetical protein (EggNog:ENOG503NU7P; COG:J), translating to MSDQTPTTSRFTAQNQTTNERLSHTTVGLVGLADFRKRRAEVLEQQEREAREAAAAITRANNNSNVPTPPDRSQTGTPAAAVPVPSESETDRRHHQPPPKRKKKTTTKRAVKALVSFGDDDEENNQEEDGPQTTKPKSKNPTPESESDTKKIVNTSAPVIPKALTKAARLKEQAEKDALRKEFLILQAAVKQTEIAIPFVFYDGTNIPGGVVRVKKGDHIWLFLDKSRKVGAELGVGGDKNANARRDWARVGVDDLMLVRRGVIIPHHYDFYFFIMNKTLGPKGKRLFEYRAEAPLPAGDGAAAAATASGGVLKAGGNIRTLEGAGDDPEWTKVVDRRWYQRNKHIYPASVWQEFDPDVDYSKEIQRDTGGNAFFFSGTK from the exons ATGTCCgaccaaacccccaccacctcccgctTCACcgcccaaaaccaaacaaccaacGAGCGCCTCTCCCACACAACCGTCGGCCTCGTCGGCTTGGCCGACTTCCGCAAACGTCGCGCCGAAGTCCTCGAGCAGCAAGAGCGCGAGGCCCgcgaagccgccgccgccatcacccGCGCGAATAACAACAGCAACGTCCCAACACCCCCCGACAGATCCCAAACCggcacccccgccgccgccgtccccgtccccagTGAGAGCGAAACcgaccgccgccaccaccaacctcccccgaaaaggaaaaagaaaaccaccaccaagcgcgCGGTCAAGGCGTTGGTGTCATTCggagatgacgatgaggaaaACAatcaagaggaggatgggccacaaacaacaaaaccCAAGTCGAAAAACCCGACCCCCGAGAGCGAGAGTGACACGAAGAAAATAGTCAACACCTCCGCCCCCGTCATCCCCAAAGCCCTGACCAAGGCAGCAAGATTAAAGGAACAAGCTGAAAAGGACGCCCTGAGGAAGGAGTTCCTGATCTTACAGGCGGCGGTGAAGCAGACGGAAATTGCGATCCCGTTTGTCTTCTACGATGGCACAAACATCCCCGGGGGTGTTGTCCGGGTGAAAAAGGGGGATCACATCTGGCTTTTCTTGGACAAGAGCAGGAAGGTGGGGGCAGagttgggagtgggaggggatAAGAATGCTAATGCGAGGAGGGATTGGgcgagggttggggtggatgatttgatgttggtgaggaggggggttattATTCCCCAT CATTACGACTTCTACTTCTTCATTATGAACAAGACTCTCGGCCCAAAAGGGAAGAGATTGTTTGAGTACAGAGCTGaggctcctcttcctgccGGGGacggtgctgctgctgctgcgacaGCAAGTGGTGGCGTTCTGAAGGCTGGTGGGAATATCAGAACGCtggagggggcgggtgaTGATCCAGAGTGGACAAAGGTTGTTGATCGGAGGTGGTACCAGCGCAACAAGCACATCTACCCGGCGAGTGTGTGGCAGGAGTTTGATCCTGACGTGGATTACTCCAAGGAGATCCAGCGGGACACTGGTGGAAatgcctttttcttttcggggACGAAATGA
- a CDS encoding hypothetical protein (EggNog:ENOG503PWKX), protein MFNLETTMPLHPSSKTLRPPSRPISRRPSLNTAPTTMSTTTATTTTTTRKTHPSTLSRQQSSTLQRNQQSSDLLITTISPLVHTIHHFQQLAYHLCLNTLFALSILASASFVASKAVAYRSFLLSKILAESGVLAGRWVYAKVWNGQRSRLFRKRLEFEIFVLLFGSGNTILLLVLWPGWFVLGLAGVGWWLVNG, encoded by the coding sequence ATGTTCAACCTCGAAACAACCATGCCtctccacccctcctccaaaaccctccGTCCACCATCCCGACCAATCTCTCGACGACCATCCCTCAACACCGCTCCCACAACCATGAGcaccacaaccgccaccaccaccaccaccacccgcaaaacccacccctccaccctctcaagGCAACAatcctccaccctccaaaGAAACCAACAATCCTccgacctcctcatcaccaccatctcccccctaGTCCACACAATCCACCACTTCCAACAACTCGCCTACCACCTCtgcctcaacaccctcttcgccttatccatcctcgcctccgcctcctttgTCGCAAGCAAGGCCGTCGCCTACCGCTCTTTTCTCCTTTCCAAAATCTTGGCGGAGAGCGGTGTGCTAGCGGGCAGGTGGGTCTACGCCAAAGTCTGGAACGGGCAGAGGTCAAGGCTGTTCAGAAAGAGGCTCGAGTTTGAGATTTTTGTATTGCTGTTTGGGTCGGGGAACACTATCTTGCTGTTGGTCCTGTGGCCGGGGTGGTTTGTGCTTGGATTGGCGGGcgtggggtggtggttggttaaTGGTtga